The following nucleotide sequence is from Anopheles stephensi strain Indian chromosome 3, UCI_ANSTEP_V1.0, whole genome shotgun sequence.
AGGCATTTGGAAGCCGCGCAAAAATGTTCCATCCGCAATACACGCACTCACATCAAACAATTaccaaaacgaaacaatcTTAAAAGTCACGAAGGAattttgcaaaataaaaacttcaaaaattgTAGCTTCCCTTAGTGGGTGAGTGGGTTCCGGTACAGCTGGAGGatatcgtgtttttttttttttggcaaaagaTTTCTTTCCATCAGAATCCTTCCCAGAACGGGTCCTTTGTTTGGTGTCCGTATATGCCGTTTATGGCCACCTTGGGACCTTACACCCTATACGTGTTACAGAATTAACCCTCGGTACGGTGCTCGGCAGGAGGTGAGAAATCAAATAAGACTTTCGGTATGTTTTGGGCTAACTTGGCATTCTCTCACACCATAAACTACACTGAGAATGGTGTAAGTGTAGCGTTTTGATGTAAAATATAACAATTTCCGTAAGTAGAGCTGTTAAAAATAATAGTAATTTATGTCTGTTAAGTGCTACTGGTAAATATTCTTTTAACTGCTACAATAATCCTATCAGAAAAaagatatgatttttttaagatGTTTTGCATCTCActatctctttttctctccttcGCGTTTTATCTCGCTCTCACACTCGTGTGCTGCAAAAATTCACACTTCTCAACATTCgttcacaaacacactcaaatGCGAGCGTTGATcatcatttttgtttgctctcgctctctcgcacgcTCTGGATGTACttcacgagagagagagagagagagagaacgaattTCGTTCCAGCATCAACCGCGGCGATAGCTCCGTAAAAGGAAGGTTGTTCTTATCAACACAATTCCCCGTCCGcggatgtgtgcgtgcgtggctGTACGTGTGTATGCTGCGACGACGCGCTGTAATGCTGGTGTcccgtgtgtgttgttttgtccgCTTCAGCTGTATTTAATAATGCGAACCCGGGAGGGCGCGCGCAAACAGAGCGGCAAAGATGAACAAGACATGAAATTGGAATTGGATACACTGTTGGCTCGTTCATGGCACACTATTTTTATCGCAATTCGTGGTCGCACTATCACGCAccgaaaaaacaccaaccatacacacaaaaccgCCGTGCAAGATGTTTCGGACAAGGAGGAGGTGTTGACTAGGAAGTGGAGTTGAGTCGCTGCCTGTTCACTGTTCacgatttaattaatttattcttcACTATTGCGTACACGGCAATGAATGTGTTTCGTTCAACCCGCAACAGAACGCATCTAAATTACTCTCGATAGTGTTGGACTTTTGCATGtatgtggtttgtttgtgatttttttttctttgctgcctTGCAGCAGCCGCGTCGCTGTGCGGTTTTGTGTATGGAATCCAACCACCATACAGCAGCACAATACGGAAAGGAGATCTATTGTTTCACCTTGCATCTAATACACTATAGTCACTGGTAATCGGGACCGAATTCTTTCGGGTTTCGCGTAAAAATATCGATGGACAACAAACGGCGATTCAATCCAGACTGTCTTTATTCCGCGAACAACACGCACAGAGAGCCCCAACACGCTCACAGCTAAAGTGGTATTTACACACGCCGTGTGGTAGTCGACAAGTGGAATGATGCACGCACGCAGTTTTATGCaaagaaacggaacggaaacaaATCGATATAGGacagaaaattgtttaaatattatttccaTTATAAAAACACTAGAACAGTTGATAACCTATTGAATTATACGAAAAACCAAATAATGTATCAATTTAGCGTTTTCCGATCACAGCTGTCATCGTCCTTCTGTCATTCTGCCAATCTGTCAACTAGATGAACCAGCCTGCTCGATACCAGAACTGTCAACGTACCATGTGAAACACGCGCTCGGACAAAACAACGTCGGTATTTCGCGCATGGTGTTAACGAAATCAGTTTCAAGTGCAAAATAATGGTTAAAGTAGCTGCCAAAAAAGGTGCGGCAACACCTAGTGTGGGTGCAACAAAATCACCGGCCTCTGTAAAGAAAGCAGGTGGTGCAAAACCAGAAGGattgaggaaaagaaaaagggtaATGTTGTGATGTACACTCCCGGTGGGGGAGAACCCACCGGCTAACataacatctgcaaaattcaATAACTTATAGTactttctttaaattttagaCGAAAAAGACCAGCAAGCGAGGCGGAAAAAACAGACATGGTGGTATCGTTTTCATCAAGCACCTGCCGAAAGGGTTCGACGAGGATGCGTTGTCGCAATTCTTCAGCCAGTTCGGTGAAGTGTCGAAGGTGTGTGTTGCCCGATCGAAGGCAACGCACCAGGTACAAGGGTACGGGTACGTGCAGTTCAAATTCTACGAGGTAGCGGAAATTGCAGCCAGCGCCGTGAACAACTACATGCTGTTTGGGCGTGTGCTAAAGACGAGCGTTCTGCCCAGGGAGATGAGACAAGTGCCTCGCAACTTTGGCCGTGTGTTCAAATCTGAGGCGGGCTGTGTGGCCTTCCATCAGCAGCGGTTGGAGCGTCGGGTGACGAACATAAACAAGCCCCTAGGACACCAGAACGCTCGTGAGCGATGCTTGAAGCAACTCGGTCGTATGAAGCGTGCGGAACAGGTGTTGCGCGATGCGGGACTCGAGGTGCCGGAGATGCAAAACTGCCTGTCGAAGCTGAAGGAACAAGTAGGCTTACTGAAGGGAGCGGTTCGGGAAGATTTGGAGAAAAGAGCTACGGCTGTtgcggatgctgctgctgcgaaggttgctgctgctaacaCTGCTACAACTACTGATAAAGCTGCTAAAACtgaagttgctgctgctgttggtgcatCGGAAGCAGCGAACAAAAAGGCGGAAACCACCGATGAACAGGGAAAGGACAATgataacgacgacgacgatgatggtgatgacgagGAACTCCAGCAAATGTCATGCGATTGGAAAACGGTAGGAAAGACAAAAACTACcaatgaaaaagaagatgaagcAATCCAAAAGGAAAAGGCAATCAAACAGGCACAAGCGACAGTGAAGAAGCTCGCTGAAGGAACCATTAAAACACCTGAATTGAACACAAgcaagcagcagaagcagaagcaagGTGGCAatcagcagaagcagaagcaagGTGgcaagcagcagaagcagaagcaagGTGGCAAGCAGCAAGTACCTTCAACGGAGAACGCGGaacagaaaaagaagcaaacgacGAACAAGCTAGCaaaccagcagcaaaagcagaCTAAACAAACTAAACAATCTTTGCTGGAAAAGaagcagcaaagcaaagagaagaagaaggtcgTACAGGAGAAAACACAACCccaaaaggaaaaaccttCGTTGGCGGGCAAGAAGCAAAGCGAGAAAAAGCTGCCCGTAGCTTCGGTGGAGAAAAAGCAAGCGAAAAAGGAGAAGCAGTCTACGTTTGCGAAGAAGCAAACGGTCGAGTCGCCTGTAGCGACGACTTCGCCGAAAGTAAAACGTAAGCTTTCCATGAAAGACGCACCGAAGCCTGCTAAGATGGTTCGAAAGGTGAAGTAATGGCCAGGTGCAGGTCATGAAAGCCGGGGAAACCCATACGGCCCCGGGTGTAGTTGTGTAAGAAAAACGTCTAGTAAGTTCCGGCCGAGACTGGGGCCAGTGAACGGTTGCTTGGAAACGAGTGGTACCTAGATGTAAAGTACGTTAAAAAGGATTAAAGTGCGGATGTGTccgtttgaatttttttctgaataaatattaatttgtACAACCGTATTTGTGTACGATTGGAAAACTATTTTCTTGGGATGTTAAGTCGGCCATCTATTACTTCGATCCTTAAAAAAGCTGATTCGATTGTTCATCATAAGGAAGCATCTTCAGGGACTTTCTGCACCACAGCCAGAATTTGTAACAGCGGGAAGTTTGATAGATGGCTCGTTGTACACAGGTATCGTCGTCCAAAGGGTTTCGCTTTCTAAGATGTCTTTTACTTCGGAAGGCCTTCTTTAGAACTATTTTACTCTTCTAAGCCTCATCTTTCCCAtggcgataacggcgctggtctacacacggcaggaccgggaatcaaatcccatccagaccgcctccccgtacgtagggctgactactttactacgggtaaaattaagtcacagaaagcaagcaatggcaggccgcgacctctcgaggttgtagtgccacggaaAAAAAGCCTCATCTTCCGATAGTCCAAGGGAGAGTTTGACTTAAGAGCTTGTCCTACAAAGAGATCTCGTTGACATAGTTAAGATAAGTTAGATAGTAATCGTAATCGAAAGCGACAAGTAAGTGTAAGCTTTAATTTCCAAAGGACCTCTTAAT
It contains:
- the LOC118510466 gene encoding MKI67 FHA domain-interacting nucleolar phosphoprotein; translated protein: MVKVAAKKGAATPSVGATKSPASVKKAGGAKPEGLRKRKRTKKTSKRGGKNRHGGIVFIKHLPKGFDEDALSQFFSQFGEVSKVCVARSKATHQVQGYGYVQFKFYEVAEIAASAVNNYMLFGRVLKTSVLPREMRQVPRNFGRVFKSEAGCVAFHQQRLERRVTNINKPLGHQNARERCLKQLGRMKRAEQVLRDAGLEVPEMQNCLSKLKEQVGLLKGAVREDLEKRATAVADAAAAKVAAANTATTTDKAAKTEVAAAVGASEAANKKAETTDEQGKDNDNDDDDDGDDEELQQMSCDWKTVGKTKTTNEKEDEAIQKEKAIKQAQATVKKLAEGTIKTPELNTSKQQKQKQGGNQQKQKQGGKQQKQKQGGKQQVPSTENAEQKKKQTTNKLANQQQKQTKQTKQSLLEKKQQSKEKKKVVQEKTQPQKEKPSLAGKKQSEKKLPVASVEKKQAKKEKQSTFAKKQTVESPVATTSPKVKRKLSMKDAPKPAKMVRKVK